CGTGGATCTGAAACAGCTTGTTGAGCTTCGTGATGACGAACACTTCGTAGATCTGCGGGTTGATGTTCGCCAGCCGAAGCTGCCCGCCCTTCTGCCGGACCTTGTTGTTGACCGTAATCAACGTGCCCAAAGCAGCGGAAGAGAGGTGCTCGACATTGTCGAAACTGATCAGAATGCGAGGGTTGGTCTGTTGCTCGATCAGCGCGGCGATCTCGTCGCCGATCTGCTGAATGCTCGCTTCTTCGAGAATGTTGCGGTCGACGAAGCCGATCTGAACGATCCCTTCGTCTTCCTGCACCACAAGGCGCGATTCCTTGGCCGTCATCGAATTAAATCTCCGTGCAGGATGAAGTCGACCGGCGGATCGTCCCCTCAGGCCGACCGGGTGCGCAGCGCAAGCTATCGCGGGCGTGCGCGGCTGTCAAGAACAACCTCATGCAGAACCACAGGCTACGCAGCTCCGGCGCGGCCGCGGCACACCCGAGCCGGGTTTCCCACCGGCCGCCCGAGCCGCTAAAGTGGAACCCACGCAGCGGCGGAAAATATGCCAGACGTCGGCCAACGGGTCGCGAGGATGAACGAGATTATGAAGGATTCGGCGGACACAGTCGTGCTGGGCATCGCGGGCGTCGGCGGATATGCCGCGTCCATGACAGACTTCGTGCTGGAGGTCGGCGAGCAGCTGCGGCCGACGATCCGCCTCGCCGCCGTCTGCGACCCGCAGCCGGAGGCCCACGTCGAGCGCGTCGAGCAACTCCGGGCCAGCGGCATCCAGGTGCTCGAGTCCTTCGAAAAGCTGCTGGAACTCGACGAGATCGACGCCGTCTGGCTGCCCGTGCCGATCGACCTTCATAAGACCTTTACCGAAAAAGCACTTGCAGCAGGCAAGGCCGTCCTCTGCGAAAAACCCGCCTCCGGAACGATTGACGAACTCGATGCCATGATCGCCGCCCGCGACCGGGCCGGTCGGCCTGCGGTCATCGGCTTTCAAGACGTCTACGACCCGACCACGCTCCCGCTGAAGCGACGCCTGCTCGCGGGCGAAATCGGCAAGATCAACCGCGTCGTCGTGCATGGCTGCTGGCCTCGCCCAGCGAGCTACTTCGACCGCGCGACCTGGGCCGGCCGACTCAAACGCGGCGACAACTGGGTGCTCGACAGCCCTGTGCAGAACGCGATGTCCCACTTCGTCAACATCGCCCTGTTCCTGCTCGGCGCCAGCGAAGCCACCGCCGCCACGCCCGTGTCGGTCGACGCGGAGTTGTACCGTGCCGCCCCGATTGAAAATTACGACACCGTCAGCGCCCGCGTCGATCTCGAAGAAGGCCCGCAACTGCTCGTGCTGCTCACCCACAGCTGCGCCGGCACGGTGCACCCGAACCTCCGGATCGAAGGCGAACGCGGCACGGTCGTCTGGACCACGCGCGACATCAACATCGATTCGCCCCTCGGCCAGACGGAGATCGAACGCGACGGCTCGATGCGTCGGCGGATGCTCCAGCGCTTCGCCCGCCTCGTCCGAGGCATGGCCGACCAGGACATCGGCGTCGCCACCCTCGAAGTCGCCCGACAGCACACGCTGCTGATCAACGCCCTCTCCGAGGCGACCCCCATCCACCCGGTGCCCAAGGCCAACATCACCGCCACCGAGAAAAAAGACAGCGTCGTCCAGGCCGTGCCCGGCATCGAAGATGCCTTCTGCCACTGCGCCGCGAACCACCTGATGCTCCACGAGTCGGGCCAACTCGCATTCACCCAACCCGCCCGGCGGTTCGACCTCCGCGGCTACAACCACTTCGCCGGCCCGCATCCGGACAACGCCGACCAGACCGTCGCGAGTGGTAAGCAGTCCAACGGCGATGCCTGACGTCGCAGCGCTTCACGCTTCACCGAGCAACGCCCGGCGGGATTGAACGCACACACCCAGCCCGATCAACGCCAAGCCCAGGCAAGCCAACGGGTTGTGATAGATCACGCCCTGTTCCGGGTGGACGCTGGCATACAGCACCACGCCCGCCACGAACAGCCACGCAGACAGCTTCAAGCCCATTTTCAGGTTCATCATGTTCGCCTCCTCCGCGAATCGTCGGCTGGATCAGGCCGACCTTCTCGAAGGCGACGATATAACCGCGGCGGACGCAAATACATTTTCCGACATTTTTTGAAAATGCGGTTTGGACATGAACCTCGCGCGCGATCGAAGCCCACGGATTCAATCCGTGGGTGCCCTTTTCGCAATCCGTATCATCGCGGGTTCAGTTCAGCGGCGTGCTGAACCAGGTGGCGTGCTCGGCCTGGCCGACTTTTTGGAGCAGATGCAGCTTGAGCATCGGGCCCAGCCGGGCGGTGAGCGCGTTGGCCAGGTCGGCGCGGTGGGTAAACAGGTGCAGCACCGGGTCGGCAGCGCGGTCGAACCTGCACTGCCGCTGGGTGAGCTGAAGCAACTCGACGTGCTCACGCACCCAGGCGCGGGCTTCCAATAGTTCGATCAATGCCCGGCGAAGCGCGGGCAGGTCGTCGTCGCTTCGCTGCGCGACGGCGGTGCGGTCGGCGGCCGGCGCGTGACGACGCAGCAGATGCAGTCGGCCGTCCTGATCGAGCAGCAACTGCGTGTCCGGCTGATGCGGGCAGCGAGCCTCCAACGCCATGCCACCCACCAGCGCGTCGCCGGTGAGAAACGCTGCGAGGTCGGGCGACGCCTCGCCTTCGCTCGGCTGCGGCTGAGCAGGCTCGGCGGTCGGCTGAGCAGCGGGCTGCTGATGTGCGGGCTGCTCGGCTGCGGACTGCGGCTCACGCGCGGTCGATTGCCTGGGCGCTTGCTCGGCCGTCCGTTCAGGCACTCGTTCAGTCGTTTGTTCAAGCTCCGGCTCACGCGTCGGCTCGTCAAACGAAGGCAGCTCGTCGAAGGGGAACTCTGTCTCTGCGGATGCGAAGTCCGCAGGCTCAACGTCCGGCGAATCAAAGTCGTCGGCAGGCTCCACGTCCGCAGACTCGGCATGCGTCGGCTCGGCTTGGGCCGTGCCCGATCGCCCCTCGGCCGGGTCGAGGCCGGCGAGCCAACGGCGAAGCGACGGCCAGAGCGTCTGCATCGGCTCGAATCGGCCCAGCTGACGGAGATTGACCGGCACCATCTGACGCTGCGAACCAACAAGCTCGATCGGCGTGTCGAGGAAACTCGCAGCGGCACTGCGCAGGCGGGCGATGCCCCGGCAGGCGGACTCGTCGTCGCTGCCCATCATCATCACGCCCACCCGCCTCGGCGTCGCGGCAGGGTCGGTTTCGATCATCCGCTTGAGCAGGCGATAGCCCGCCACCGTCGCGGCGTCGTCCGCGCCGGTCAGCAGCGTCCACGCGTCGAGGCAGCGCAGCTTGGCGAGCACCATCGGGTTCGGGCTTGCCTCGACATGCACGAGCACCCGCCGAACCGGATGCGGCGCGAGGCGAATCAGCGTTTCCAGTCGGTCGACCAGGTCCCGCGCCTGCCCGCCCGGCGGCACGCGCCCCGGCGGCTGCGGGCGGTCGGTCGGCTCGACCATCTCCATGTCCAGCCCCTGCTCGTCAAGGTGCAGCAGCAGCACCGGCCCCTCGCGCTGAGCGAGCCGCTGAGCATATTGCGTCAGCCAGGGCCCACTCAAGCCCGGCAGATTGCCCAGCAGCACGGCTTCCACGCTCGCGGGCGCTGCCACGGGCAGCCGGGCTTCGCGGTCGTCAGCATCGTCGGTTGATGATTCGTCGGTCGGACCGGCCGACCCGACGTCGTCGCGGTGCAGGCGAAGCGACGGCGCGGCGGGCGAACTCGCACGCGAGGCGCGCGGCTCGGGCCGATCGTCGGCAGGGCGGCGATAGGGGCTCGGCCGAGGGGCGACCGGGCCGGTCTTCGGCGGCAGGCGGATCGGGGCCGGGCCTTCAAGGTCGAACTCGGCCAGCACGGTCTCGGCGTCGCGCGGGTGGCGGGCGGCCTTCGTCGCGCTGGCTGGCGTGTCGCGGTCCGCGTCGGCTTGGTCCGCGTCGGCAGGCTCGTCCGCCTCGACGGGGGACGGCGGACCGCCGGTTGGCCCTGTCAGGAACAGGTCGGCCAACTCGTCCAGTGCTCGGCGTGTGCGATTTTCCTCCATGCCTGTCGCCCGAGTCGGCCGGGAGCGATGCCCGGCAGGGATCGGCGCAATGATCGCCGACCCATATTGCGTTGCGTCCTCTGGGAATCGCGGGCGATCAGAACTCCCCTGCCGCCTGTGCGATCCCCCCCAATGCGAAACGTGCCTTCTCGACAGGCGTCGGCCAACCTGTCGCGTCCCTGAATCCAACCCCGGTCGACCGTCGCGGACGGCCACTCCAGGCCCGCCACACGAACGATGTTCCTACAGCTTAGTCGATCATGTCCGTCAGCTCGACCACGTTGTTCATTTCACCTTGCGCCGTCGGCTCGACCTCGCGATTGTACGGATCTGGCAGCCACTGACCGTCGATCACCAGGCGATATTGATACCGCCCCGGCGTGACGGGCACGCAAGTCTGCAGGATGCCCAGCGACTCGTCGCGCTTCATCGGCGACGCGTCGGGGTTCCACGCGTTGAAGTCG
The Phycisphaerales bacterium AB-hyl4 genome window above contains:
- a CDS encoding STAS domain-containing protein gives rise to the protein MTAKESRLVVQEDEGIVQIGFVDRNILEEASIQQIGDEIAALIEQQTNPRILISFDNVEHLSSAALGTLITVNNKVRQKGGQLRLANINPQIYEVFVITKLNKLFQIHDSTDKARASFK
- a CDS encoding Gfo/Idh/MocA family protein yields the protein MKDSADTVVLGIAGVGGYAASMTDFVLEVGEQLRPTIRLAAVCDPQPEAHVERVEQLRASGIQVLESFEKLLELDEIDAVWLPVPIDLHKTFTEKALAAGKAVLCEKPASGTIDELDAMIAARDRAGRPAVIGFQDVYDPTTLPLKRRLLAGEIGKINRVVVHGCWPRPASYFDRATWAGRLKRGDNWVLDSPVQNAMSHFVNIALFLLGASEATAATPVSVDAELYRAAPIENYDTVSARVDLEEGPQLLVLLTHSCAGTVHPNLRIEGERGTVVWTTRDINIDSPLGQTEIERDGSMRRRMLQRFARLVRGMADQDIGVATLEVARQHTLLINALSEATPIHPVPKANITATEKKDSVVQAVPGIEDAFCHCAANHLMLHESGQLAFTQPARRFDLRGYNHFAGPHPDNADQTVASGKQSNGDA